catagtggttaagagctacagctgctaaccaaaaggttggcagttgaaatccgccaggagctcctttggaaattctttggggcagttctgctctgtcctacagggttgctctgagttggaattgactcaatggtaaaaggtttgtttttgtttgtttttagtgtctTTCAGTTAGATCTTATAGGTAAGacttttacatctatgttcataatGAAAGTGGTCTGTTATTGGTGTATCCTGTCTCCTCTTCAGGGCTCCTGAAATGAGTTGTCATTTTCTGTATGTACCTAATCTCTGGAACAGTTTGAATATATAAGATAGGGTTTATCTGTTCCTTTAAAGTTTTAgccctggaagccctgtggagcagttctactctgtcctgtagggttgctatgagtcagaattaacaacaatggggtttttttgtttattttaaggtTTTATAGAATTCCACCTATAAAACTATCTAGGCCTAGatcctttttaagatttttaacttctgcttcagtttttccatttaaatttttttcccccccaaactTACTGCCATAAAAGTGTTCTTAGGAACTAGAGGATGGGGTTTACTTTATCTGTGTTATTGGTATGTTTCACAATAAGATAGAATACAAATCATCATTTGGTGATGGCATTTGATCTTATTTTAAGGAAGTAGGAGATGAAAGCCATGACCTGATCCCCCTTCTACCCCAGCAAACCCTGTGCTCTGCTAAGTcagtctttttcttccctttccttctcagTCTTAGGAAAAGTCCTCAGTGCTGTGGGCAGTGCCCAGCTACTGATGTCCCAGAAGTTCCAGCAGTTCCGGGGCCTCTGTGAGCAAAACTTGGTAAGTGTGATTCTTCTTCCTCcacagtggggcttccagactggCTGCCGGCCAGATCCCACCAGCTGGACTGGCCTGTGTGTCGGCACTGCCTAGCACAACAAAGGGCCCAGGAAATTGACCTCTCAGATCTCTGCTGCCTTTATATATAGAAATTAAACTctgcatgaaaattaaaaatcactGAATGTAACAAACAAAACCATAACCTATGTCTAAGAATACCCTCAAGGTAATAACTAAAGACTAGATGTGGTATTTTTCTACTCCCTCACCTTTACCTGTTAGGAGGGCTTGCAATAGGTTAAGCCAGAAGCAAGGTAGCTTTTCCCAGGGGAGGCGCTCTTCAGCTAGCCCAGTCTGTGTACTTTGGGAGAGGAGGGAGTTCATATGTCTCCAGGACCCTTAGGGGTTTGTAGGGTGGGCAGTCAGTAATGAGCACTGTGTTGACTTAGCTtctgtaaccacacccacctggGTGCGAATCTTGGCTTCCCCGCCTTGCTGCAGAACCATCTGTCCTGTTAACCTCCCTGTAAATGAAAACATTTGTCTGCTTGGTGTGCATTAGGGACCCAGTGCATACGTGAGCCTTCCTTCTAATAACCCAGAGTGGTGGCGTGGCCATGGCCTCGGGCCACGTATATGTAAACCAGTGCAGGCAGGGAGGTCCTGTGTGGGGTAGAGTGCAGGACAAGCCTCTGCCTTGTGTTAGCCCCACTGATCTCCATCTGCCCCACAGAACCCCGACGCCAACCCACGTCCCACAGCCCAGGACCTGGCAGGGTTCTGGGACCTGCTGCAGCTGTCCATTGAGGACATCAGCATGAAGTTTGACGAGCTCTACCACCTCAAGGCCAACAGCTGGCAGCTGGTGGAGACCCCCGAGAAGAGGAAGGTGAGCATGGAGCAGTGCGGAGGGGAAGTCCAGGGACAAATTCCTGGTCGGCAATAACGCTGCCCACATCGGTCAGTGCTGCTTGGCTCCCTTCTCCGTGTGTCGTCTTTGAGCTGGGGGCTCGCGTCCATCAATGCGTGGGGTCCATGCTTGGCACTTGTCCAGCATGCCGCTTGCTCTGTGTAGTTGAGGCTGCCCCCTGAAGCATGCCATCCTGCCCTGCATGTTCAGAAAATGGGGATCCTGGGAGACACATGCCCACACCATTGGGTACTAACCTAGACATGGCTTTTGGTACCTTGGAGGCAGCAAAATGATCCTTTTCCTGGGACCATGCTGCTGGGAGTACTGGGGCTGAGCCTACTTCTGCCAGCCTCTGCCCTGAGGCTCAGGCTTTCTTCTGTAAAACAGTAGAACAACCCAATGACCCCTGTAGTTATTGGATAGTGGCCCCTTTAAGCTCTAATCCCCTAGAATAGCATGTGAGATGTGGGATGGGAGTCAAGAACCCTGCATTTAAGGCCCATCTCTAGCTGGATGACTCAGACTCCCAGTGGTTCCAAGCAAGGGTAGGAACAGGTGATTTGTCCAGGCCTTCCTGGTAGAACATTCTAGGGGTCTAAGCTTGCCTTTTGCGCCTATGCCTTGTGCTGTTCCCACTATCATTGCTTCTTTTGGCTTCCTGATTCCAAATTTGTGTTGCTTGTGCCTGATGCGGGGAGGCTGGGGTAGAGACTTCAGCTGCCAGCATATAGTTGGGGGTAGTGTCACGCAAAATGTGgcacctttattttatttttgttccctGCTCACTGTCTTACTAAAGGAGGAGAAGAAACCACCCCCTCCGGTCCCAAAGAAGCCAGCCAAATCCAAGCCGGCAGTGAGCCGCGACAAGGCCTCAGACGCCGGAGACAAGCAGCGCCAGGAGGCCCGCAAGAGACTCCTGGCAGCCAAGCGGGCAGCTTCTGTGCGGCAGAACTCAGCCACAGAGAGTGCAGACAGCATCGAGATTTACGTCCCCGAGGCCCAGACCCGGCTCTGAGACCATGAAGGAGGAAGGAAATCATTTTtacatcattaaaaaacaaacagaaaaactaaaTGCAAATGGAACAAATTTTCTCAACCTTTAGTATGATTATCGCCTAGAGACCCTGAGCCAACTTTCAAATTGATGCATACAAGGGCTCACAATTTGGCTTTTTTGGGTCCCTCCCAGCTTTAGGTTATGAAgacttcacacacatacacacaaatcaacaagaaacaaaaaactttttttcctcTTGCTGGCCGTGGTGGACTAGATAGATGGACTCCGGCACTCCCCGGCCCAGCCTCCAGACTGCGGTCTTTTTACTTGTTCTATCTAATGAGAAATTAGCTTGTTTACAAGATGACGACAGTCCAAGGGCAGCCTTGGGCACCTCCATGTCCCTCCTTCTCCCAGCTACTCCCCCTCTGACCTTGGATTTTTCATTCTTGGGTTTCTCTTTTCACTTTAGAGCTCACACAGGGGCCACCGTCTGACTAGGGTCTTTCTGGTTCTCAGCCTCTTTTGTGGTTGAGGGCCCAGAGGACAGAGAGGTAGCCATGCACCCCCACCTCCGTTGCCAAgtgctcacacacactcacacacacacatgcaggttCCTTCTCCCGGGCCCAGCACCTCCCACTGCTGTCCTCCAGCCCTCAGCAGTGGCAGCAGGTGATGCCTCTCTAAGCAGATGAGGAGGgtttaaaaatgtctttggagGGAAAAAGAGATAAAGCCACAGTTACTGTACTCCAGACTCCcgcctttttcttctttccagcCCCTTCCTTCAGCAAAAGAAAATTTATGACAGGGTGCACTCAAGAGAGGGACCCCATTTTCCAAGGGGTTGTCTGTTCTCGGCCGAGCCTGTGTACAGTCCCCAAGGGGCGGGGCAGCTGTGTCTGTACGTACTGTACATATGCACATAGACCCTTAGAGTGTATATTTAACAAATGCCCATCTGCTCACCCATGCCCACCACCACTGTCTCTCGGGGCACCCGGCAGGGGGTGGGTGTGTGAATAGCATATATTTTTACATGTACTATATCTAGGTGTGTGTACAAGTGTGTGTAAAAATATATACCTTGTGTGTAagcagcccttttttttttttttttttcaatttttttggtctcctaccctgccccctcccccatggGCCCATCTgcccagcctcagttttcttttttttaaaccccaatcctcctcctctctcccctgCCCCTCACTCCTACTCCCAGGGTGTCATGAGCCCTGAGCTGCAATGGCCCGGGTCTgcagggtgggtggggagggCAAGGGCAGGCCGTTGGCACAGGGGCCAAGCTAGGCCACGAGCTCAGCACGCAAGGGGCTGCTCTATACTGTGTATACGACTCTATGACATTGGAGACATCCTCTTGTCCGGCGCTTGCTGCTCTGGGGCTGCCCTCGGGGCCCCATTCCAGCTTGGCCACcatctgtgaccttgggcaagtcacttgaccTCTGTGTGCCTCaacttcctcctctgtaaaacggGGACAGTCCCTGCCCCTCCCTACCTCACAGGCATGTTGTGAGAATAAATGAGGTCACGTGTACCAAGGGCTCCTGGTGTTATTGCATTGGGATGGCAGGCTGGGAAGAGGCGGGTGGGAATGGGCTCTCCCAGGAGACCAACCCAGACCCCCCCTCCCAAAGGCAGCTCTTTGGAGACTCAAGAGATCAAGCAGATGGTAATGCCAGCTCGAGCACACACCAGCACTGATCCTGAGCAAGGAAACCAAGCTCTCGGTtgcctcatctggaaaatgagggCACGACCTTCACCTTATCAGCTTCTCACAAGAAATAACGACTTGCGACACCAAGTGAGCTGTTCGAGGCCACCCTCCCTGACAGTCCACACCCCTCCACACACCCAGCTGTTTGCACGCCTCTCTGGACGGGCACTCTGAACCCCCCGGCAACTACTTCCAACTTGATGGTTACATGCACTGAACGTGTCAATAGAGCCCTACTTGGCCAGGCCGGGTGGGGGGTTTGTGGAGGTCATTCTCAGAGCTCACTCTCTGGCGGGGAGACAGACACTGACCACGTCAGATAAGCTCAAGTATTGCGGGTGGTAGAAGTGAAGACACCAGAATGAAGCCGTGGGAACCTGTGGAGCAGAGCACCACCAAATGCAGTCTGAGCAGGAGCATTCTGGAGGACAAGTGGGTACTGACCAACCTGGGGAAGGTGGGTGGTGTGCAGGGGTAGGAGCTGGAGAGAGTACATTCCAGACAGAATTGTTCCAGAAGGAATAGCAGGTCCAGCACCCTGTGATGGGAACATGCCTTTTGCAAAGTTCTTGGGCCAGGCTCTGGAGACACAGACACTTGGTTTCCTTCCTCCCTGCTCAGCTGGGATCCCAACAACCTTAGGCCCAGGGAGCACAGAACCACCTTCCCAGGAGCTTTGTTCAAGCTGCCCCAGCCTTTGCCACAAGCTCATCACAACTGTGGGGGCCAGACGTTGTGTGCTTGAAACATCTTGCCCCGAACACTGGACCCAGTACTTGGCCTCCGTTAGCAGCAGATGAAAGTGCAGTGACCATGGGTGGCTCTGATTAATCCTGGGGCTAGTGCCTTCCTAGAACTGTCCCTGCCCTGAGACTGGCTGGGGCGACTCGAAGGGGAAGTGCAGAGGTTTCCAGTTGCCTTGGATGCGTCTGCATTTCTGCGGCCAGCACTGAGCCCAGCACCCAGAGGTTTGAGTGGAATGCAGGGGGAGGCCAGGCTGGACCTGAGACCTCCGTCCAGCAGGAGGCCCAGCTCTGTTCCTGTTGGGCCTTGGGGGCTGGGGCTGAGCCCTGACCCTTCTGAGTGTTTTTGCTGCCTTGACTCCCTCCTCCAGGAATCAAGACAACAGCAGCCCCCACCTTCCTGTGTGAGCTCAGCCAGGCAAGGTGCTTGTCTGGGCCAGGCCAGTCCAACAGAAGTAAAATGCCCCAAAGGTATGTCGTGGGGTTGGGGGGTATTATCGCTGTTACCCAGGGGGGTCACCTAGTGCCAGGCTGTGGCCAGCAGGGCTGCCGAGCACAGCCCTACGTTTCCAGAGCGGCCTCCGGCCAGCTTCCTCCAGCCCATCCACCCAGCAGGCCCCAGATGAGCAGGTGAAGGTACTGCTCCCGATGCCACGTGTGGGGTGTCAATATTAAGCAGGTTTTCCACCCTTGACTTTATTTCATTCCccagttatttattttaaaaaattaaaaagctgaaAGAATACTACAATGAACACCATATCTTTTACCCAGAATCACCCATTTTGCCACAGTGTTTGCCATACTTTGCCATATTTGCTTTATCCCTCCTGGgagacacatatacacacacacacaaacacacacgttTTTCCTGAGGCAAAGCTGCAAACAGCATGACACTTCACTCCAAAATACGTCCTGCAACTCTGAGAAGGAGGACGTGCCTACTGACCACAACACCATTATCTCTCAAACAACACAGGAGCGATGCAGGGAGGGCTCCCACCCCCCAGATGTCATCCAGTTTCCCCAATTGCCCTAATAATGTCCTTTATGGACTTTGTTCCCATCCAGGGTCCGGTCAGAAACCATTGCATTCAGTAATCGTGTCTTTAGTCTCTTTTCATCAGAAACAGTTCCCCtactgtttttgctttgttttccagGACAGGGACATTATTTAAGTGTTCAAGTATCTTGTTGAATGTCACATAACTTGGATTTGTCTGTTTTCTCGTGACTACATTCAGATTACACAGTTTTGACAAGAGCATGACACAGCTGATGCCCCATCTCCTCCACTTCAGGGAAAGGCTGAGAAGCAGCTTCCCAAAGCAGTTGGGGATGAGTGTCCAAAGCCCAGTCCTTGAGGAAACAGGAAGGGCCCAGCacaaggacagacagaagcacctCCGGAAGGCTGCAGGGTGGTTGGGGAAGAGGCAGAGGGGCACAGAAGCTTGTCAGCCACCACGGTCTGTTCCTAGACAGGgcaaagagagcagagagacgcAAGCTCCCCTTCCAGACCCCCTCGCTCCCTCAGGGTCGCAGAGCCCCTACCTATGCCCTCAAGACCAGAGAGAAGGTTTGGCCAGAGCCTGGAACAGCACTGGGTCCAGGAGCATTATGGACAGGACAAAGGGATAAGAATGAGCCTGAAGACTAAGGACCACATAAGCACCAGCAGGgtaaactttgctgaagatcccACCACCGGTGGATCACTACCAGTGGAGTGGGGTTTATAAGAGAAATATAAAATTGTTTCTCCCGCCCTGACTCTGTGGATGATGTGTAAAACCAACATGATCCCTGCAGCCACTCCTGCCTGTTCCTCATTGCAGCCAGAGGAAACTTCTCAAAATGCCAGTGAGCGGCGCACCCTCCACTGAGAACCCTCGGTGGCCTGCCCACTGCCCCCAGGAGAAAATCCGGCCTCACCTTGGCTGCAGAGGCCCTTGCCCACCGTCCTCACGCACCTCCGTTGACAGCGCCCCCTGCTCTCCAGCCACATCTCGGTGCCTCGCGCAGGAAGCCCTGGATGTCCCACCAACGCAGGCAACAACTTCTCTTTCCTTAGTTTACAGGTCAGTTGGCATTTCCTTAGGGAAGCCCCCCCCAAGTGCCTGGGCCAGGTCGCCGTGAGCCCCTCTACATGCTACACCATAGTCACATGGCTTTTCTTTGCTGTTCATCACCGATGCCCCTGACGTGAGGATGAATTATATCTGTGTGGTTATATGTGAAAATCTGTCTCCACAGAGGAGATAATGGACTCCCTGAGGGAGGGCAGGAGTGCCTAGCACAGACAAGAGCCTCAAGAACTATTTCTTCAATTAATGGCTTTGTTGGGGGGCTTCAGAGAAAAGGCAGCACTTGAGCTGGGCTTTGAGGGATGAGTAGGAGTCCTCCAAGCAGTAGCAGGGAAAGGCAtagtgagcagagaggcatgaGTGGGACCAGTGCTGTGCCAGGCTAAGGAGTAAGAGCTTTCCCCAGAGCCAGGTTTTGGATGGAAGAGGACCATTTCTTACCACAGTCCCAGCTTCCCATGAGACAGGACACCCCCAGGCCCAGTCTCCATGAAGCCATGGTACCCTCTGGACCCATCCAGCAGAGGGTTTATCTCTAAAATGTGTCACAGCAGAGCCCACACCCGGTGATGCCCCTCTGTCCAAGGCGACATGCCCTTGGGGGCCCTCGGTTGCCTTATGACTTTAACTTTCTCTCTCCTACAGCTACACCTACAGCTTTGTACTTTTCCCTCAACTCCAAACTTCTCATTCAGTATTTCCACTTGCATGTCTAACAGGTCTAACAGGTAATTCAAACTTAATGTCACCAACTAATGAAAGTAAAAGGAATGATGAAGTTAGAAATCACCATTTGGCAACCATCAGAGTAATAACTGAATCATCAGCGGATGTTAAAAGTAGCGGGTGGAAGTTTGATGAGAAAATGCAAATTcaaagttattgttgttagtggccatcgagtcaattccaactcatggagaccccacttACGCAGAGTAGATCCGCTCCCTAGAGtcttcaaggctctgaccttttggaagcagatcaccaggcctgtcttctgaagcacatccgggtgggtttgaaccaccaaccttcaagCTAGTATTTGAGCACTTAGCTCACTGCACTGTACAACGTGTTAATTACAAAAGGGAGAAACAGTTACTTTATGACAGATGAACCTGGCAGATACTACCTTGATTTGATGcactgagaagaacacagcatcatgcCTGTGGTAGTCCTGTCAAAATGTATAACTTgcatctaatcatgagaaaacacaCAGTGAACGGCCTGGGCTCTCCAACAATGTCagtgtcatgaaagacaaaagcgggggtgctggaacaactgaatAACCACAAGCAAAAGAATGACACTGGACCCCTACATCACTCCACTGACAAAAGTTAACTCAAACGAGATCataacctaaatataagagctaaaactataaaactcttaaaagaaaatgcagtTGTAAATCTTCATGATCTTGGATTTGGCCATGGACTCTGACTTGACACCAAAAGtacaagtgacaaaagaaaaaacggATAAATTAGACTATGAAATTCAAAACTTTAGTgaatcaaaggacattatcaaaaAGGTGAAAAAACCTACCGAataggaaaaatatttgcaaatcatctgaaaagagtttaatatccagaatacataaagagttCTTATAACTcgacaaaaagacaatccaattaagaaatggaCAAAGGAACTGAATAGACGTTTGTCCaatgaagatatacaaatggccaacaagtacACGGAAAGATGCTCATCATCACTGGTCATTAAGgcaattcaaatcaaaaccacagccatagaccacttcacatccactagaaggacttttttaaaaaaatggaaaataacaagtgttggagagaacGCAGAGAAATAGGAACAATCATATATTGCTACTGgagatgtaaaatgatacaggtgttaaagaaaagtctggtggtttcccaaaaagttaaatacagaattaccacataacccagcaattccactcctaggtatatacccaagaaataaaaacatatgccCACACAGAAATTTGTACAGAAATGTTTAcagcagtgttattcataatagtcaaaaagtggaaTAAACTCAACTGTCCATCgagagatgaatggatagacaaattgTGGTATACAAGCAGTTCCCGGGTTACAAATGTCCGACTTAATACTTGCCCTTTAACGTTACGCAAATTTGGCCTCATTTTGAAACTACTCAgccaacccctactcacaacaaactCTTCATGGCAATCACTTTGACTTGCTGCAGGTGCAGCTTTgagatcattgaaaaggctttagCCATTTCTTGCACTAACGTGTAAGGCTAAATAAGGACCGCATGCACCTGCTCCGACTTACCTACatattcaacttaaagacacacttagaaTGGATCCCGTCTGACTGCCTGTATACACAAATGGAATCatgttcagccataaaaaggaacaaaggagTGATGTTTTGTTAGCTGCTACGGACTCGGGTCACCATGACTgggtgttatagagtagaacggAGCTCCAAGGGGTCTTCTTGGctatactctttacagaagcagatcgccagggcctTCTTTTGACGCACCACtgagtgagttcgaaccaccaacctttcagttggtagccaagtgcaaactgtttgtgccacccagagtccAGATACATGCTACAATTTGGATGGACCggagaaaacattatgctaaattaaagaagccagacacaaaaggtaaCATGTTGATGTGTAATTTATCCTGTTATATGATATATCCAGAAGAGACAAAGCCCTATGGCTCTATAGTCAAAAAGCAGAGGTTACAAGAAGATGAgagggggcgggggggagtgATTACTTACTAGGTAAGGGGTGCTGTTACGGACTGATCAAAGTTCTGCAACTAGAGCGAGCCAGTGGCTGAACAACATTGTGAACAAGCTAAATATCCCTGAATGGTGCACTTTAAAATGCTTAATTGTATGTTATGTGAATTCACCTCagtaggagggaaaaaaaaaaaaaactgaggaactgttccagattaaaagagactaaaaacatctcaacagatgcagaaaaagcatacGGCAAAACTCAAAATCCTTTCATtataaaaacactcaaaaaactaGGGATAGAAAAGAAACTCCTCAGCCTGAAAAACCCATAGCTAACATCACATATAATGgcaaaagactgaaagctttctccCTAAGATCAACAATAAGACAAGAGTGCTCActctcaccatttctattcaatattgtactagaGGTTCTGGCCAGGGAAattagtcaagaaaaagaaataaaaggcaccaagactggaaaagaagaagtaagactatttctattttcagatgacatgtatctttaaatagaaaatcccaaggaatacacacacacacaatcattaAGCTATTAAAGAAGTTCAGCAagattgcaggatacaagatgaacatagaaaaataattgtatttctaaacattagcaatgaacaatctggaaatgaatttaagaaaacaatttcatttacagtagcatcagaaaaataaaatacttaggaataaattaaaccaagaaagtgaaagactcgtacactgaaaattataaaacataacTCCAAAAAATACAGgcgccttggtggctcagtggttaagaactaaactgataaaaaaaaagccccaaataaatgcaaagacatctttgttcatggattagaagaaaCTACGTTAAGATGCCAGTGCTTCCAAGTTGATGTTACAGATTCGACATGATCCCCATCAAAATACCAGCTGCCTTTTTTTgtggaaattgacaagctgatcctaaaattcatatggaaaagtAAAGGACctcaaatagccaaaacaatcttgaaaaagaggaACTAGGTCGGAAAACTCAAACGTCTCAACTTCAAAACTTACTATGGAGCTGTAATAATTAAGATTATGTGCTACTGCCATAAGAATAGACATACagatcaatagaacagaattagagttcagggggtgggggtggaaactCAAGCATTTATGGGCAATTGATTTTAAataattcaatggggaaagaccAGTGTTCTCCACAaatagtgctgggacaactggacatccacacacaaaagaaagaagtcagatgcctacctcataccatatgcaactgccccatagagtttccaaggagtgcctggtggattcgaattgccaacctttatagcagccacagcacctaaccactataccatcagctcaaccaaaacagtgtggtactatccatgccttacaccatgcacaaaaacaaactcaaaatgggcTAAGGACCTAAAAGTGCAATCTAAAACCAtacaattcttagaagaaaatgcaggggcaatactgttgggcctagcttttaacaatggattatctaatataataaaagcacaaacagcaaaagacaaaataaatgggacctcataaaaattaaaaacgtttgttcatcaaaagactaccaaaaaagtgaaaagacaagctaccgactGGGTGCGTGTCtttagaaaccatatatccaataagaatctaatatccaaaatacatataaaactttgacaacttaacaagacaaataactcaatcataaaatgggtaaaggacctgaacagacatttcaccaaaaaggacattcaaatggccaccaaacacatgaaaagatgcccaacattattagccatcagagatgcaaatcaaaaccacaatgagatacaatttcactcccgtaagagtcaaaaaaaaagaaactggaacccttatccattgctggtgggaatgcaaaatggtacaaccattgtgtGTGGCAAACagagtggttgttgttgttaggtggtgccattgagctggttctgactcatagcgaccccgtgcacCACAagatgaaacactgccaagtcctgtgccatccttataattgttgttaatgcttgagcccattgttgcagccactgtgtcaagccatctcgttgagggtcttcctcttttctgctgaccctgtacttgaccaagcatgatgtccttctccatggactgatccttgctgacaacatgtccaaagtatgtaagacacagtctctccatctttgcttctaaggagcattctggttgtacttctgtaCTGTGTGGTGgctccttaaaaaactaaaaatagaactaccatatgacctagcaattccactcctaggtatatacccacaaaacttgaaagcagagactcaaaaagagatttgtgcagcaatgttcactgcagcgctattcacgacagtcaaaaggtagaaacaacctaaatgcccatcaacaaattaatgcataaacaaaatggaatacatacatacaatggaatactactcagccagtaggagaaacgaagtcttgatacatgctacaatgtggatggagcctgaaaacattatgctgaatgaaataagtcaatcgctcttatggattgaattatgtcccccaaaatatgtgcagcaaatcctaacatctatgcctatggttataatcccatttgggaacagctTATCTTTGTTACTTTAATGGGGCACGATTAGTGtatggtgtatcttgagtcaatctcttttgaaatataaaagacattaaaaaaaggaCCAGAGTAAAGATGGGGGGGGGAGGAGATTGATGCCAAGGCGCATGGCGATCTCCAAGGAACCTGGAAATAAGCTGAagagaccttctcccagagccaacagagatagaaagccttctcctagacctcgtgccctgaatttggacttccagcctcctaagctgtgagaaaataaatttctgtttgttaaagccacccacttgtggtatttctgttacagcagcactagataactaagggggccctggtagcacagtgattaagtgtttggctgttaaccaaaaggacagcagttcaaatccaccagcccttccttggaaaccctatgaggcagttctactctgtcctatagggttgttatgtatcggaaacaactcaatggcaatgttttttttaagataagacaatcacaaaatgacaaatattgtatgacctcacttatataaaaagacaaaaaaaggcaaatgtgtagagaccaaagttaattagtggttaccaggagtgggagggagggggaaaagggggattaacagtgatggaaaaatcacattgattaagggtagggttgcacagatgattattgtaattgctgtcaataagttgtacaccataaaaagttaa
Above is a genomic segment from Loxodonta africana isolate mLoxAfr1 chromosome 24, mLoxAfr1.hap2, whole genome shotgun sequence containing:
- the DLGAP4 gene encoding disks large-associated protein 4 isoform X6, encoding MSSRRDTDSDTQDANDSSCKSSERSLPDCTPHPNSISIDAGPRQAPKIAQIKRNLSYGDNSDPALEASSLPPPDPWLETTSSSPAEPAQPGACRRDGYWFLKLLQAETERLEGWCCQMDKETKENNLSEEVLGKVLSAVGSAQLLMSQKFQQFRGLCEQNLNPDANPRPTAQDLAGFWDLLQLSIEDISMKFDELYHLKANSWQLVETPEKRKEEKKPPPPVPKKPAKSKPAVSRDKASDAGDKQRQEARKRLLAAKRAASVRQNSATESADSIEIYVPEAQTRL